In Lycium ferocissimum isolate CSIRO_LF1 chromosome 11, AGI_CSIRO_Lferr_CH_V1, whole genome shotgun sequence, a single genomic region encodes these proteins:
- the LOC132038548 gene encoding protein WALLS ARE THIN 1-like: MNFKPDYVFSKLWSFVGEGWWGHIFDNLTFLATQPYIFISPYLSNSTQLNPIPIFLSTSVSGRSRRMGFAMPEKMQLHLAMLALQFGYAGFHVVSRAALNMGISKIVFPVYRNILALLLLLPFAYFLEKKDRPPPTWSYMFQFFMLAVIGITANQGFYLLGLEHTSPTFASAIQNSVPAITFLMAIVLRIETVRMKRKDGLAKVCGTLLCVAGASVITLYKGPTIYSPTPPLQRTSSIMLQLPALGDAKGKSWTLGCIYLIGHCLSWAAWLVLQAPILKKYPARLSVTSYQCFFGVIQFLIIAAFLERDPQAWLVHSGAELFSVFYAGVVASGIAFAVQIWCIDRGGPVFVAVYQPVQTLVVAIMASVALGEEFYLGGIIGAVLIIAGLYFVLWGKNEESKFAKAAAIIQSPVDHVNNRTTSHIKSTLAQPLLGQSTENVA; this comes from the exons ATGAAT tttaaGCCAGACTACGTCTTCTCTAAATTGTGGTCATTTGTTGGAGAGGGGTGG TGGGGTCATATATTTGACAATCTCACTTTTCTTgcaacacaaccatatatatttatatctcCCTACCTAAGCAATTCAACTCAACTCAATCCCATTCCAATATTCCTCTCTACAAGTGTGTCAGGCAGGAGTAGGAGAATGGGGTTTGCCATGCCTGAAAAAATGCAACTGCACTTGGCCATGTTGGCATTGCAGTTTGGTTATGCTGGTTTTCATGTGGTCTCCAGAGCTGCACTCAACATGGGCATTAGCAAGATTGTCTTCCCTGTTTACAGAAACATTCTTGCTTTGCTTCTCCTTCTTCCCTTTGCCTATTTTCTTGAAAA GAAAGACAGACCACCTCCTACTTGGTCCTACATGTTTCAGTTCTTCATGCTAGCAGTTATTGG AATTACTGCAAATCAAGGATTCTACTTGTTGGGGTTGGAGCACACTTCCCCTACTTTTGCTTCTGCCATACAAAATTCTGTCCCTGCTATCACATTTCTCATGGCTATAGTACTCAG GATAGAAACAGTGAGAATGAAGAGGAAAGATGGATTAGCAAAAGTGTGTGGAACATTGTTATGTGTGGCCGGAGCTTCAGTAATTACACTATACAAAGGACCAACAATTTACAGCCCAACTCCACCATTACAAAGAACCTCATCTATAATGTTGCAGCTTCCCGCACTCGGAGATGCTAAGGGAAAAAGCTGGACACTTGGCTGCATCTACTTGATAGGCCACTGCTTGTCATGGGCAGCCTGGCTGGTTTTGCAGGCACCAATTCTTAAGAAGTACCCTGCTAGGCTCTCTGTCACTTCTTATCAGTGCTTCTTTGGAGTTATACAGTTCCTTATTATCGCCGCTTTCTTAGAGAGAGATCCTCAGGCCTGGCTTGTCCACTCTGGTGCTGAGCTCTTTAGTGTCTTCTATGCG GGAGTGGTGGCTTCTGGGATAGCATTTGCTGTACAGATATGGTGCATTGACAGGGGTGGCCCCGTTTTCGTTGCTGTTTATCAACCTGTTCAGACTCTTGTTGTTGCCATCATGGCTTCAGTCGCTTTGGGTGAAGAATTTTATTTGGGAGG GATCATTGGAGCAGTGTTGATCATTGCAGGATTGTACTTCGTGCTATGGGGCAAAAATGAAGAATCTAAATTTGCAAAGGCAGCAGCAATAATTCAGTCCCCAGTAGATCATGTTAACAACAGGACAACTAGCCACATCAAGTCTACTTTGGCTCAGCCACTACTTGGTCAGTCAACTGAAAATGTAGCTTGA